One part of the Treponema sp. OMZ 787 genome encodes these proteins:
- a CDS encoding rhodanese-like domain-containing protein, whose amino-acid sequence MKIKFFLFIVLIINLSLISCGIEVEVEDVKGSRLEYLNSDSNKDSILVIDVRTYDQYKKGHIVHSINIPVHEIKYRLKEIEDWKNKPIYIYSETNDESFKAAQILVENRFTQIYNADGINQYNYSTINYTSVRGVVFEKMLKDPDVLILDCRNKSSYDVGHIEGALLFPMAEIESNLNKIPDKNKKLLLYCNLGTASSRTAQELSELGYSEIYNSIDGVSEYPFKLVK is encoded by the coding sequence ATGAAGATAAAATTTTTTCTTTTTATTGTTTTAATTATAAATCTATCGCTAATTTCATGCGGTATAGAAGTAGAAGTTGAGGATGTTAAGGGCTCAAGACTTGAATATTTAAATTCCGATTCCAACAAAGATTCTATTTTGGTAATAGATGTAAGAACATATGATCAATATAAAAAAGGACATATTGTACATTCCATAAACATTCCGGTACACGAAATCAAATACCGTTTAAAAGAAATAGAAGATTGGAAAAATAAGCCTATCTACATATATTCCGAAACCAATGATGAAAGCTTTAAAGCAGCCCAAATCTTGGTCGAGAATAGGTTTACCCAAATTTACAATGCTGACGGAATCAACCAGTACAATTACAGCACCATTAATTATACCTCTGTAAGAGGCGTAGTGTTTGAAAAAATGCTAAAAGATCCTGATGTTTTAATACTGGACTGTAGAAATAAGTCATCATATGATGTAGGACACATAGAAGGAGCCTTATTGTTCCCCATGGCCGAAATAGAAAGTAATCTAAATAAAATACCCGATAAGAATAAAAAGCTGCTTTTATATTGTAATTTAGGTACAGCATCATCAAGAACAGCCCAAGAGTTGTCAGAACTGGGTTACAGCGAAATTTATAACTCGATTGACGGAGTTTCAGAATATCCTTTTAAGCTTGTAAAATAA
- the rsxC gene encoding electron transport complex subunit RsxC, with the protein MGIKSFKGGVHPPERKAVLPSERVIEVLPSNKSVWIPVTQGGMPNTPLVKVGDQVARGQKIAETDKFMSAPVHSSVSGKVKKIEPHLVTGNTENLCFLIEIDEENREEFMPPLDPFTCTKEEALQRVRDAGITGMGGASFPTHVKLSPPPNAKIDYVIANGAECEPYLCTDAAAIYTDSDGIVDGLAITMRIVGAKQGIIALEDNKKDLVPILEKAIAKIKSNPIAAGAYDISVQLCKTKYPQGGEKTLTDAVVNREIPSGGLPFQIGCVIQNVGTLKAISEAFRLGKPLIDRALTIGGGACEKPLNLIAPIGTCVGDLIPDVVSLKPGVVKIVSGGPMMGFAMKNADFPIQKNTSGVLFLTREEVSLEEESPCIGCGKCIDVCSCRLSPVLIIRALNAGNTEEAIRCGLLDCVECGTCAYTCPARIKLVQRFKVGKQIAREEKQKKEAKAAAKAAAEAEKQAAEKQAAQTTEEGGK; encoded by the coding sequence ATGGGTATAAAATCATTTAAAGGCGGAGTACATCCGCCCGAGCGAAAGGCGGTCTTACCGAGCGAAAGAGTTATCGAGGTATTACCGTCAAATAAGTCAGTTTGGATTCCTGTTACGCAGGGAGGAATGCCTAATACTCCTCTTGTAAAGGTTGGAGATCAAGTAGCACGCGGACAAAAGATAGCAGAAACAGATAAATTTATGTCTGCACCCGTTCATTCTTCCGTTTCAGGAAAGGTAAAAAAAATTGAACCGCATCTGGTAACCGGCAATACGGAAAATCTTTGTTTTTTAATCGAGATAGATGAAGAAAACAGGGAAGAATTTATGCCGCCCCTGGATCCTTTTACATGTACAAAGGAAGAAGCTCTTCAAAGAGTTAGAGATGCAGGAATTACCGGTATGGGAGGAGCCTCATTTCCTACTCATGTAAAGCTAAGCCCTCCGCCTAATGCAAAAATCGACTATGTAATTGCAAACGGAGCCGAATGCGAGCCCTACCTTTGCACGGATGCCGCCGCAATCTATACCGATTCGGACGGAATTGTAGACGGCCTAGCCATAACGATGCGTATAGTGGGTGCAAAACAAGGAATTATAGCCCTTGAAGACAATAAAAAAGACCTTGTTCCCATATTGGAAAAGGCTATCGCTAAAATAAAATCAAATCCGATTGCGGCAGGAGCTTACGACATAAGCGTTCAGCTTTGTAAGACAAAATATCCTCAGGGAGGAGAAAAAACTCTTACGGATGCCGTTGTTAATAGAGAAATCCCCTCAGGAGGTCTTCCTTTCCAAATAGGCTGCGTTATTCAAAACGTAGGAACCTTAAAAGCAATTTCAGAAGCCTTCCGTTTGGGTAAACCCCTTATCGACAGGGCCTTAACAATAGGCGGCGGAGCTTGCGAAAAGCCCTTAAACCTAATAGCTCCCATAGGAACCTGCGTCGGAGACCTAATCCCCGATGTAGTTTCCCTTAAGCCGGGAGTCGTAAAAATAGTTTCAGGCGGCCCGATGATGGGCTTTGCCATGAAAAACGCCGATTTCCCCATTCAAAAGAATACCTCTGGTGTACTATTTTTAACAAGGGAAGAGGTTTCCTTGGAAGAAGAAAGCCCCTGTATAGGCTGCGGTAAGTGCATTGACGTATGCAGCTGCCGCCTTTCGCCGGTTTTAATCATAAGGGCCTTAAATGCAGGAAACACGGAAGAAGCTATACGCTGCGGCCTACTAGACTGCGTTGAATGCGGAACCTGTGCTTACACCTGCCCTGCCCGCATCAAACTTGTTCAAAGATTTAAGGTCGGCAAGCAGATAGCCAGAGAAGAAAAGCAAAAAAAAGAAGCTAAGGCAGCCGCAAAGGCCGCTGCAGAAGCTGAAAAACAGGCTGCAGAAAAGCAAGCCGCCCAAACAACAGAAGAAGGAGGCAAATAA
- a CDS encoding RnfABCDGE type electron transport complex subunit D: MAESDKNEIFMSPAPHVVTPVKTQTLMLDVIIALLPLTAYGIYLFSIPALVRIIVAVLCCVGFETFFRLMCNLDVRVKDLSAVITGLLLALVIPPNLPIWMLILGCFFAVVVGKEFFGGLGANVFNPALVGRAFMFASFSGAMTSWIQPGNSFFDAMSTATPLKLINAKEGVAMSASEIAKTLNLSSSTDLYTRLILGNHAGCIGETSILLILLGFAYLLFKKVIDWRTPVTMMAAAVAITAIGGIDPILTLTSGGLAFGAVFMATDYVTSPVTPKGKLLFGAGCGLITGLIRLFSGMPEGVMYSILIMNAVVPFLNKLIPVKYGYVKPPKKNKEAAK, encoded by the coding sequence ATGGCAGAATCGGATAAAAACGAAATATTTATGTCTCCGGCTCCGCATGTTGTAACACCGGTTAAGACACAAACATTAATGCTGGATGTAATCATCGCCCTCTTACCCCTTACAGCCTACGGTATCTACCTTTTTTCGATACCTGCCTTGGTTCGAATTATAGTTGCCGTACTTTGCTGCGTAGGTTTTGAAACTTTTTTTAGACTTATGTGCAATCTTGATGTGAGAGTAAAGGATCTTTCGGCCGTAATAACAGGCCTTTTACTGGCTCTTGTAATTCCGCCCAATCTTCCTATATGGATGCTTATTTTAGGCTGCTTTTTTGCAGTAGTTGTAGGTAAGGAATTTTTCGGAGGCCTTGGAGCTAATGTATTTAATCCGGCTTTGGTAGGAAGAGCCTTTATGTTTGCAAGCTTTTCGGGAGCGATGACCAGCTGGATCCAGCCGGGGAATTCTTTCTTTGACGCAATGAGCACTGCAACACCTTTAAAACTAATAAATGCAAAAGAAGGCGTTGCCATGAGTGCTTCAGAAATAGCAAAGACCCTAAATTTAAGCTCAAGCACAGACCTCTATACCCGGCTTATTTTGGGAAATCATGCAGGCTGTATAGGCGAAACAAGCATTTTGTTAATCCTCTTAGGCTTTGCATACCTCCTATTTAAAAAGGTTATTGACTGGAGAACCCCGGTAACTATGATGGCAGCAGCCGTTGCAATTACTGCGATAGGCGGAATCGACCCGATTTTAACCCTTACATCGGGAGGTTTAGCCTTCGGAGCAGTCTTTATGGCAACCGATTATGTAACAAGCCCTGTAACACCCAAGGGTAAGCTCCTTTTCGGTGCAGGCTGCGGTCTTATAACAGGCCTTATCCGATTATTCTCAGGTATGCCTGAAGGCGTTATGTACAGTATTCTTATAATGAATGCCGTAGTGCCGTTTTTAAACAAACTTATACCCGTAAAATACGGCTATGTAAAACCGCCTAAAAAGAACAAGGAGGCTGCAAAATGA
- a CDS encoding FMN-binding protein: MKQMIKLAVTLAVYAVVACLALAAVYSFTAPRIAEVKAEKTNRALKAVFPEAEDFKEISEEIPEGLNKTKFLNAYTAIKDGKTIGLTVTAKGPTYASATILIAVDLNKKIRKIEFLELTDTPSLGSKAAEEPFAGQFNGKALDSPFEVKNDINAIGGATITSKGVAAIVKDASVTATEYMTKNNLGEGK, translated from the coding sequence ATGAAACAGATGATAAAATTGGCTGTAACTCTTGCAGTTTATGCAGTTGTAGCGTGTTTGGCCCTTGCGGCAGTTTACAGCTTTACGGCTCCGCGGATTGCAGAAGTAAAGGCAGAAAAAACAAACAGGGCTCTAAAGGCCGTTTTTCCTGAAGCTGAAGACTTTAAGGAGATAAGTGAAGAGATTCCTGAAGGCTTAAATAAGACCAAATTTTTAAATGCATATACAGCAATAAAAGACGGCAAGACAATAGGTCTTACCGTAACCGCTAAGGGTCCCACATATGCGAGTGCAACCATATTGATAGCCGTAGACCTAAACAAAAAAATACGCAAGATAGAATTCCTTGAGCTTACCGACACTCCCAGCTTAGGAAGTAAGGCTGCGGAAGAACCATTCGCAGGACAGTTTAATGGGAAAGCCCTGGATTCGCCTTTTGAAGTTAAGAACGATATAAATGCAATCGGAGGAGCTACAATAACATCAAAGGGTGTTGCTGCCATTGTAAAAGATGCCTCCGTTACGGCAACAGAATATATGACCAAAAATAACTTGGGGGAGGGGAAATAA
- the rsxE gene encoding electron transport complex subunit RsxE, producing the protein MNNLNIFTNGIIKSNPLLVLMIGLCSALAVTTNVLNGLGMGLAMTFVIVMSELIISIFRKLIPQDIRIPVFIIVIASFTTIVDLLMQAYTPALSDAMGLFIKLIVVNCIIMGRVESFASKESPGKSVLDALGMGVGYTIVLVLISAVREILGSGALAGNVFIPEAYHIRFFANAPGGFFVFGIMISINLFAKMLLERPKKKIQSSPAPKAEPENQKEEE; encoded by the coding sequence ATGAATAATTTAAATATTTTCACAAACGGAATTATAAAAAGCAACCCTCTTTTGGTGTTGATGATAGGTCTTTGTTCAGCCCTTGCCGTTACTACCAATGTTTTAAACGGCCTCGGAATGGGACTTGCAATGACATTTGTTATCGTTATGAGCGAGTTAATTATAAGTATTTTTAGAAAATTAATTCCTCAGGACATAAGAATTCCGGTTTTCATTATCGTAATCGCCTCTTTTACAACAATTGTAGACCTTTTGATGCAGGCCTACACTCCTGCTCTTTCGGATGCAATGGGCCTTTTTATTAAGCTCATCGTTGTAAACTGCATTATCATGGGCCGAGTCGAGTCCTTTGCTTCAAAAGAAAGCCCCGGAAAATCAGTTTTGGATGCTCTGGGAATGGGGGTCGGCTATACGATAGTTTTGGTGCTTATTTCGGCTGTGAGAGAAATTTTAGGTTCGGGAGCCTTGGCAGGAAATGTCTTTATCCCCGAAGCCTATCATATCCGCTTTTTTGCAAATGCACCCGGAGGCTTTTTTGTATTCGGTATTATGATTTCGATAAACCTCTTTGCAAAAATGCTTTTAGAAAGACCTAAGAAAAAGATTCAAAGCTCGCCCGCTCCTAAAGCCGAGCCGGAAAACCAAAAAGAGGAGGAGTAA
- a CDS encoding electron transport complex protein RnfA: MPEALSIFLSAILVKNVVLMRFLALCPFIGMSSDVKKSVGMGWAVLFVTLLATAVTYPIYNYVLIGNLEFLQTLIFILVIASLVQLVEFYLKKAAPALYSSMGVYLALITTNCAILAVTIDAIDEGYTFVQALIHAAGSAFGFMISLLLLAGLRQRIDNAPVPKFLKGTPILFIAAALLSMAFEGFAGLI, from the coding sequence ATGCCCGAAGCACTTAGTATTTTTCTTTCTGCAATCCTTGTAAAAAACGTAGTTTTAATGCGCTTTTTAGCCCTTTGTCCTTTTATAGGAATGTCATCCGATGTAAAAAAATCTGTAGGCATGGGCTGGGCTGTACTCTTCGTTACCCTTTTGGCTACAGCAGTAACCTATCCCATATACAATTATGTCTTGATAGGAAACCTCGAATTCCTTCAAACCCTTATATTTATCTTGGTAATTGCAAGTTTGGTTCAGCTGGTAGAATTCTACCTAAAAAAAGCAGCACCAGCTCTTTACAGCTCGATGGGGGTATACTTGGCCCTTATTACTACAAACTGTGCAATCCTTGCAGTTACAATCGACGCAATAGATGAAGGCTACACCTTTGTACAGGCCCTCATTCATGCTGCAGGTTCGGCCTTCGGCTTTATGATTTCGCTCTTGCTTTTAGCAGGTTTAAGACAGAGAATCGACAATGCCCCTGTTCCGAAATTCTTAAAAGGAACGCCCATTCTCTTTATCGCCGCAGCCCTTCTATCCATGGCCTTTGAAGGCTTTGCAGGACTGATCTAA
- a CDS encoding lipoprotein 17-related variable surface protein, which translates to MKKVIKVITLIILTAFLILTNCDHKTVSKKEDINEELKKVILEVREKEKITAGELRQDDIRAYGFNANIYAVHYEKIEADSNKQEALITVSLKKAGTESVSKVFTIGGFKIAEQHMSNLELINIEADKVVLQIPNIENITFDELTTDKVIASGHKKDYTIEYSAKKYDPQTKEAEISFYLEKDNLRSKITTFKLSGFKEAVLPEGSADIKEGDLFAALSLTETKITASAAAKKIKAASNKTIGDFIFEENTILNYDDKKGIFTIYIKGTYQEKPFSKKMRISGFYHPYINQPESVYKKNPDFTIAIEENLLIEDYIKKANADIENFFKEGLSFMLHKGNRLVNEIIVLGEHDSYSMTAELEKIDSTTLKIIPIFNIKYKFKNDVSETEKEEIETFSLARFLNPIKYFTEKEVYDHILSRLNNPEAFIKINPRRFASEFYAKAMVMNITPGDLFNESAIEKYRKVYTENSPKAYLNFPDLHIALYNIRNGGIEPDDYAGSLTLSYYVASSDLISDPDQTNFALNRKTLKVTGFRKADEETIKDLFSFVVIRGQDKKGAPGTLESWRRKNIPENTYLLRQGNGIQQGDWYMLSSETLNRGNSSGFYMALNGVEDLTEHLANIEKFFLSVGRSGELVLITNISLKKPAKSDYLDITMHFMGNGKPITLTTNPYIPRN; encoded by the coding sequence ATGAAAAAAGTAATAAAAGTAATAACTTTGATAATTTTAACAGCCTTTTTGATTTTAACTAATTGTGATCATAAAACGGTTTCCAAAAAAGAAGATATAAATGAGGAGCTAAAAAAAGTTATACTTGAAGTACGGGAAAAAGAAAAGATAACGGCGGGAGAACTAAGACAAGATGACATAAGGGCTTACGGCTTTAATGCAAATATTTATGCCGTACATTATGAAAAAATCGAAGCCGACAGCAATAAACAAGAAGCTCTTATTACGGTATCATTAAAAAAAGCAGGAACGGAATCGGTATCGAAGGTTTTTACCATAGGCGGATTTAAGATTGCAGAACAGCACATGAGTAATCTTGAACTTATCAATATTGAAGCAGATAAGGTTGTTTTACAAATTCCAAATATTGAAAACATCACATTCGATGAACTTACAACAGACAAGGTTATTGCATCAGGACATAAAAAAGATTATACAATCGAATACAGTGCAAAAAAATATGACCCTCAAACAAAAGAGGCCGAAATAAGTTTTTATCTGGAAAAGGATAATCTGCGGTCTAAAATTACCACATTTAAATTAAGCGGCTTTAAAGAAGCCGTTTTACCGGAAGGCTCTGCAGATATAAAAGAAGGAGATCTTTTTGCAGCCCTTTCTTTAACCGAAACTAAGATTACCGCCTCAGCTGCCGCAAAAAAAATTAAAGCAGCTTCAAATAAAACTATAGGCGATTTTATTTTTGAAGAAAATACAATCCTTAACTATGACGATAAAAAGGGAATCTTTACTATTTATATAAAGGGAACATACCAAGAAAAACCTTTCAGCAAAAAAATGAGAATAAGCGGCTTTTATCATCCCTATATAAACCAGCCGGAATCCGTTTATAAAAAAAATCCCGATTTTACAATCGCCATTGAAGAGAATCTTTTGATCGAAGACTATATTAAAAAAGCAAATGCAGATATTGAAAATTTTTTTAAAGAAGGTTTATCTTTTATGCTTCATAAAGGAAACAGACTGGTAAACGAGATAATAGTTTTAGGCGAACATGATTCGTACAGCATGACAGCCGAACTCGAAAAGATAGATAGCACTACTTTAAAAATTATACCTATTTTTAATATAAAATATAAATTTAAAAACGATGTATCGGAAACTGAAAAAGAAGAAATAGAAACTTTCAGTCTGGCCAGATTTTTAAATCCCATAAAATATTTTACAGAAAAAGAAGTTTACGATCACATATTAAGCCGATTAAACAATCCTGAAGCCTTTATAAAAATAAACCCTCGGCGTTTTGCTTCCGAATTTTATGCAAAGGCCATGGTGATGAATATTACCCCCGGAGACTTATTTAATGAATCGGCAATAGAAAAATACCGTAAAGTGTATACCGAAAATTCTCCTAAAGCTTATTTAAATTTTCCGGATCTTCATATTGCTCTTTACAATATCCGCAACGGCGGCATTGAACCTGATGATTATGCCGGTAGCTTAACGCTAAGCTATTATGTAGCCTCAAGCGATTTAATAAGTGATCCGGATCAGACGAATTTTGCCTTAAACAGAAAAACATTAAAAGTCACAGGTTTTAGAAAGGCCGATGAAGAAACAATAAAAGACTTATTTTCATTTGTTGTTATAAGAGGTCAGGATAAAAAAGGAGCTCCCGGAACTCTTGAATCTTGGAGAAGAAAAAACATTCCCGAAAATACCTATCTTCTTAGACAAGGTAATGGAATTCAACAGGGCGACTGGTATATGCTCTCAAGTGAAACATTAAACCGTGGAAACTCAAGCGGTTTCTATATGGCATTAAACGGTGTTGAAGATTTAACGGAACACTTAGCAAACATAGAAAAATTCTTTTTATCGGTTGGCCGAAGCGGAGAATTGGTTCTCATTACAAACATTTCTTTAAAAAAACCGGCTAAAAGTGACTACCTTGATATTACCATGCATTTTATGGGGAATGGGAAACCTATTACTTTAACCACAAATCCCTATATTCCTAGGAATTAG
- a CDS encoding M18 family aminopeptidase — protein sequence MKKAEALMKFIDKSPSVYHAIKNAGEFLEAKGFVHLNREDTFELKPQGRYFVTNNGSALIAWQMPKSGNAENGFRIVGSHSDSPTFRIKPNPEIKVNNHYLKLNTEGYGGVIVSTWFDRPLSAAGRVVIKTDDLLKPEVKLINFDKNLLTIPSLAIHMNREVNDGYKFNKQKDTLPLITLLNEKLEEKGFLMNLIAEEAGVTVDKILDFDLYLYDRQPGCFVGADNEFFSVGRIDNLGMACASIDALGDALPSNFVQVAAIFDNEEVGSRTAQGAGSPFLHDTLQRIIVSTSKGNAFEELQKALAKSFLISADQAHALHPNYTEKNDITNFPLMNKGPAVKVAASMSYTTDGISGGIFKDICARAGVPCQNYVNRSDIVGGSTIGPISLSNLNIKSVDIGNPILGMHSVRELGGTEDQEYITKAFAEFYK from the coding sequence ATGAAAAAAGCAGAAGCATTGATGAAATTCATCGACAAGAGCCCCTCGGTTTACCATGCAATAAAAAATGCAGGTGAATTTTTAGAAGCAAAGGGATTTGTTCATTTAAACAGAGAAGATACCTTTGAGCTAAAGCCTCAAGGAAGATATTTTGTAACTAATAACGGAAGTGCCCTAATAGCATGGCAAATGCCCAAGTCAGGAAATGCAGAAAACGGTTTTAGGATTGTAGGAAGCCACAGCGATTCTCCCACATTCCGAATAAAGCCGAACCCTGAAATTAAGGTAAACAATCACTACTTAAAACTCAACACCGAAGGCTACGGAGGAGTTATAGTTTCAACATGGTTTGACAGGCCTCTTTCCGCAGCAGGAAGGGTTGTAATAAAAACGGACGATCTTTTAAAGCCCGAAGTTAAGCTTATCAACTTCGATAAAAACCTTTTGACAATTCCGAGCCTAGCCATTCATATGAACAGGGAAGTCAACGACGGCTATAAATTCAATAAGCAAAAGGATACCCTCCCCCTCATCACATTGCTAAACGAAAAGCTTGAAGAAAAGGGCTTTTTGATGAACCTTATCGCCGAAGAAGCAGGCGTAACTGTAGATAAAATTTTGGACTTTGACCTCTACCTTTACGACAGGCAGCCCGGCTGCTTTGTAGGGGCCGACAACGAGTTCTTCTCGGTAGGAAGAATCGACAACCTCGGAATGGCCTGTGCATCCATCGATGCCCTAGGCGATGCCCTTCCTTCAAACTTTGTGCAGGTTGCAGCCATCTTCGACAACGAAGAGGTAGGCTCAAGGACAGCCCAGGGAGCAGGCAGCCCCTTCCTCCACGACACATTGCAAAGAATAATAGTCAGCACCTCAAAGGGAAATGCTTTTGAAGAATTGCAAAAAGCCTTGGCTAAGTCATTTTTAATCTCTGCGGATCAGGCCCATGCCCTTCATCCCAACTACACCGAGAAAAACGATATTACAAACTTCCCCCTGATGAATAAGGGGCCGGCCGTTAAGGTCGCCGCTTCTATGAGCTACACAACAGACGGAATATCGGGCGGAATCTTTAAAGATATCTGTGCAAGGGCAGGAGTTCCCTGTCAAAACTATGTAAACCGATCCGACATTGTAGGAGGCTCGACCATAGGCCCGATTTCTCTTTCTAACCTTAACATAAAGAGCGTAGATATCGGAAACCCCATCCTCGGTATGCATTCCGTGCGAGAACTTGGAGGCACCGAAGATCAAGAATACATTACAAAGGCCTTTGCAGAGTTTTATAAATAG
- the mnmG gene encoding tRNA uridine-5-carboxymethylaminomethyl(34) synthesis enzyme MnmG, translating into MYRFSDYDVIVVGAGHAGIEAALASARMGEATLLITQTLDSAGRLSCNPSIGGISKGNIVREIDALGGEMGKLADASMIQYRLLNKSRGPAVQAPRVQADKFLYSQLAKHAIELEKNLHVFQDTVIDIVSSNTNEAGYVERGSVQCVRTERGREFSSKAVVLATGTFMEGKIYIGEYESPDGRLGERAALGLGPALTKKGFTVGRLKTGTPMRILRRSFDPSLTEEQDADEIMRPFSFANAEIHRPYAKCYITHTNSETHDIIRENLHRAALFSGRITGTGARYCPSIEDKIKKFPERDRHHVYIEPEGLNTEELYINGLSSSLPEDVQDRMIRTIPCFKDVIITRPAYAVDYAYVSPIQLSSDLQTRRIEGLFLAGQINGTSGYEEAGGQGIIAGINAALFSRSLKFKDEKYVPFVLKRDEAYIGVMIDDLVTQGVDEPYRMFTARAEYRLNLRHDTADERLTEKAYQIGLQTKEASSRLKEKLLKREKIISIWQDIKITRELVSEHPELKNHIGKSLADALHDPQVSLECISEIDKSSHTYSAELLESAELEIRYEHYIAVQNRKIAKVKRMENTKIPPDFDYDAVSGLSTESRNRLKEVRPETIGQASRIRGIRPSDIMLLSILL; encoded by the coding sequence ATGTATAGATTTTCCGATTATGATGTAATCGTTGTAGGAGCAGGACACGCAGGCATTGAGGCCGCATTAGCTTCCGCCAGAATGGGGGAAGCTACCCTGCTCATTACCCAAACCCTTGACAGTGCAGGCCGCCTTTCGTGTAATCCTTCGATAGGCGGCATCTCCAAGGGGAATATAGTACGCGAGATTGATGCCCTTGGCGGCGAAATGGGAAAGCTAGCCGATGCCTCGATGATTCAGTACAGGCTTTTAAACAAGAGCCGGGGCCCTGCAGTTCAGGCGCCGCGAGTTCAAGCCGATAAATTCCTCTATTCTCAACTTGCAAAGCACGCGATTGAGCTTGAAAAGAACCTCCATGTTTTTCAGGACACCGTTATCGACATAGTTTCTTCAAACACAAATGAGGCGGGCTATGTAGAAAGGGGGAGCGTTCAGTGTGTAAGGACAGAAAGAGGAAGGGAGTTTTCAAGCAAGGCTGTAGTCCTTGCTACAGGCACCTTTATGGAAGGGAAGATTTACATAGGCGAGTACGAATCCCCTGACGGAAGGCTCGGAGAAAGGGCAGCCCTCGGCCTCGGCCCAGCCTTGACAAAAAAAGGTTTTACCGTCGGGAGACTTAAAACGGGAACGCCCATGCGTATTCTCCGCCGCTCCTTTGACCCTTCCCTTACCGAAGAACAGGATGCCGATGAGATTATGCGGCCATTTTCTTTTGCAAATGCCGAAATCCACAGACCCTATGCCAAGTGCTACATCACCCACACAAACAGCGAAACTCACGATATAATAAGGGAGAACCTTCACAGGGCAGCCCTTTTTTCAGGGCGAATAACGGGTACTGGAGCCCGATACTGCCCTTCCATCGAAGATAAGATTAAAAAATTCCCCGAACGCGACCGCCACCATGTCTACATAGAACCGGAGGGCCTAAACACGGAAGAGCTTTATATAAACGGGCTTTCTTCTTCCCTCCCGGAAGATGTGCAAGACAGGATGATAAGAACCATTCCCTGCTTTAAGGACGTAATAATTACGCGCCCTGCCTATGCCGTAGACTATGCCTACGTTTCGCCTATTCAGCTTTCATCGGACCTTCAAACCCGCCGTATCGAAGGCCTCTTTTTGGCAGGGCAGATTAATGGCACCTCAGGCTATGAAGAAGCCGGAGGACAGGGCATAATAGCCGGCATAAACGCCGCCCTTTTTTCGCGTTCTCTAAAATTTAAGGATGAAAAATATGTTCCCTTTGTGTTAAAGAGGGATGAAGCCTATATAGGCGTTATGATAGATGACCTTGTAACCCAAGGTGTGGATGAACCTTACCGAATGTTTACCGCCCGAGCGGAGTACAGGCTTAACCTCAGGCACGACACAGCCGATGAAAGGCTCACCGAAAAGGCCTACCAAATAGGCCTTCAAACCAAGGAAGCCTCTAGCCGTCTAAAGGAAAAACTTTTAAAGAGAGAAAAAATAATCTCCATCTGGCAGGATATAAAAATTACTAGGGAGCTTGTATCGGAGCACCCTGAGCTTAAAAACCATATAGGGAAGAGCCTTGCCGATGCCCTCCATGATCCTCAAGTCTCCCTTGAATGTATCAGTGAAATAGATAAGAGCTCTCATACTTACAGTGCAGAACTTTTAGAATCGGCCGAACTTGAAATAAGGTACGAGCACTACATAGCCGTTCAAAATAGGAAGATAGCCAAGGTTAAGCGTATGGAAAACACCAAGATTCCTCCCGATTTTGACTATGACGCAGTCTCAGGCCTTTCTACCGAATCAAGAAACCGACTAAAAGAAGTCCGCCCCGAAACAATAGGGCAAGCAAGCAGAATTAGAGGAATTAGGCCGTCGGATATAATGCTGCTATCTATTCTCTTGTAA